The Leisingera daeponensis DSM 23529 genome includes the window TGAACAATCTGGCCAAAGGATTGCTGTCGCACCGCATCACCCGGGAGATGAGCGGCGAATACACAACGCTTCGCGCGGACTTCAACCAGACGGCTGAATCGCTGGACGGGCTGATCGGGCGGGTGCTGCACACCATCAGCGAGATCGAAGAGCAAACCAATCGCATGGCCCAAGGGTCCGACGACCTGTCGCGCCGCACCGAAACGCAGGCGGCGACCTTGGAGCAGACAGCTGCGGCCCTGGACCAGATCACCACCAATGTGCGCGACGCCACAGAGCAGACGGGCTCGGTCGAGCACACGGTATCGGACACCCGCGCGGAAGCCTTGCGCTGCGGCGAGATTGTCCAGCGGGCGGTCGAGGCGATGCGCGAAATTGACGCCTCAGCGGCCAAGATATCCGAAATCAACGGTGTTATCGAAGGTATCTCTTTCCAGACGAACCTGCTGGCGCTGAATGCCGGTGTCGAGGCGGCAAGAGCCGGTGAAGCGGGCCGCGGCTTTGCGGTTGTCGCGTCAGAAGTCCGCGCCCTCGCTCAGGCCTCCTCCAATTCCGCCAGCGAAATCAAGGGTCTGATTGACGCCAGTTCGGAGAAGGTGAAGGTAGGCGTGGGACTGGTTGATGAAGCGGGCCAAGCAATTACCCTGATCATCGAGAAAATCCAGAGAGTGTCAGAACTGGCGGTTCAAATCGCGGTGTCCTCCCGTGACCAAGCTGCAACCATAAGCGAGATCAATTCGGGTGTGACTGAGCTTGATCGTGTGACCCAGGAAAATGCCAGCATGGTGGAGCGATCCAGCGAACAAGGGCAGATGCTGAAGCGGGCTGCGGCAGAACTTGCGGAGCTCGTGGCAAGTTTCAAGCCGTCGCAGGAAACTTCTTCCGTCTCGCTGCAGAGCGCGGCAGCGGGGGCATGGGAGCCTCAGGCGTTAAAAGAAAGGCGCCTGGCAGGTTAAACCCGGCAGCTGAATTTAGAATAGCGGGGCCGTTGTGCCCCGCTTGGCTGTCTGCGGTGCCGTGACATCCGGACAGTGACGTAAGCCACGATGTGCACGCGGCCCCGCAACGGCGCGTTATCTGGCTGATATGATGGGGGCAGGCTAAGCGCGGCCGCAGGCGCCCTGATGCCTGCTAACCGGCCCTACGTACTCTTCTGAGGGAGCGCCTCATCCGCTCCGGTTGTGTAATCGCGGATGACCGCAGTGCAGGTCATCCGCGAATAAGTTTCCTCCTCGCAGCCCCTAGGGGGAGCCAGTGTCGCCACGGCTAAGCGCGGCTGGTGCCCCATCAGGTGCTATAAGAAAGTAATCGCATGCTTCTGCGTACGGCAGGGCAAAGCCCTCCGTCCAGGCTGCGCCAAGCGCCTTAGCGGCGTCCCGAGCACTGCGGGGTGACGTGACCCGGATATTCGGCACCCAGCCCTGCGGGGACCCGGCAAGCGTTTCAGCTGTATAGTGAACCGCGACCAAGTCGCCACTAGGCCCGCAGACGGCGAGAGCAGTCTGCTCCGGCGGCTGAACCGCCGGGAGCTGCCATCCGCAAACCCGGGCATAAAAGGCTGCGGGGAATTCCGCGCCGTGTGAAAGGTAGACCTCCGGGCCAAACTGCAGGCGCGGTGCGGGAAATCCGTGCCGCGACAGCGAAATGCCGAACAAAGCGCCCAGCGGATCGCGTAACAGCGCATTGCGGCCGACGCCGGGAACCTCGAACGGAGGGCGGACGGTTTCCCCGCCAAGACGTTCGGCTAGCGCGGCAGCAGCATCTACATCGCTGACTTCGGCATAAGGTATCCAGCCGCCCGACAGACCCGCCGGTGTTTCGGCAAGACCTGCCCCCGCTTCGCCGTCGGACAGGGCAAGGACAAAATCCCTTTCCCCGCCGCCCCAGGCAAAATCTGCGGCCCGCTCAACCTGGTAGCTCCAGCCTGCGACCTTCTGATAGAACGCCATTGCACCGTCCCGGTCACTGGTGAACAGGTCATGCCAGACAATCTGGCCGGTTTTCGCTGTTTGCATCGGCTCACTTCCTGTAATCTTTGATTTTCTTGACTTCGCGGACCATCTTGCCAAAGGCCTTGTCCCGCGACCTGCGTTCGGCAAGGCTGGCGGAGTTGAAGGCATCTTCGGCCATCAGCTTGCGCCAACGCTCCAGCTGTGACCTGTCAATTACCTCCTGTTCGACAGCCTGCAACACGGCGCAGCCCGGTTCGGTTTCGTGCCGGCAGTCGTTGAAACGGCATCTGGCTGCCAATTCGCTGATCCCGGCAAACAGGCTGTTGATCCCGTCCGCAGCATCGGTCAGCTGCAATTCCCGCATCCCGGGCGTGTCGAGGATCAGGCAGCCATCCGGTGCTGAGTGGAGTTCGCGCCGTGTGGTCGTGTGCCGGCCTTTGGCGTCATCTTCGCGGATCGATTGCGTCTCGATCGACTGGCTGCCGAGCAGGGCATTCGTCAGCGTGGACTTTCCGACGCCGGAGGAGCCCAGAAACGCAACCGTCCTGCCGGGTTTGCACCAGGGCGCGAGCGCGGTTTTCGGCGCTGGGCCGCGCGCATCCAGTGCGACCACTTCGGCCGCATCGGAAATGGCCCGGGCCGCATCGGCATAGCCGTGCGGGTCTTCTGCCAGATCCGTCTTGGTCAGCACGATGACCGGTGTGATCCGCGCTTCGAGTGCCAGCGCAAGGTAACGCTCCAGCCGGGCGATGTTGAAGTCCTGATTGCAGGATGTGACGATAAAGGCGGTGTCGATATTCGCCGCGATCAGCTGTTCTTGCCGGCCGGTGCCCGCCGCCCGCCGCCGGATAAGGCTGGAGCGCGCGAGGATCCTGCTGGATTGCGGCCGTGCGCTGTTCAGCATCAGCCAGTCGCCGACAGTCACGTCCTGCCGCGGTGGCAGTGCCGTGGCGAAATTGTCGCCAACTGCGTGCAACGCATTGCGATGCACGGCCACGATGCGGACGGGCGGTGCCGCTGCCATCTCATCAGCGCTGATTTGCTGCGAAAAAAACGGCTGCCAGCCCAACGCTTGCAGCGCCGTGACGCGCTTGGCCTGGCCGTCCAACGGGGTGGTTGAAAAAAACTGGGAATAGTCCCGTGTCATTGGAGAAACTCTCATGTCTCGGCCACGAGCAGCGCCCGGGCCTGTCAGGTGTGGGAAAAAAGATGTGCAAAACAACAGGCCCGCAACTTCATCAGAAGCGCAGCTATTCGGTTGTCTGTTTTGCACCGGGAGGCTTATTGCCTCCCTTCCTCACCAGGACATAAAATCTCCAATTTGTCTGACGCCAATATAGGGCGAAGGCCAGCGCGGCACAACCTCCTGCGGCTAATCGCGCCCGGGCGGTTTCACATCCCTCACCGGCACCGGGGACGCTTGATCCCGCGAACCCGCTGGGGCGCGCCTGATCGCATTGTCCCTAGCCCGGCAAGTGCATCAGCCCGACGCAAGCAGATCGCGCATCATCCGTTCGGATACCGGCTTTGTCAGAGCTGCCAGCCGGGACACCCCCTTCAATGCGCTGGGGGTCCGGGTTGCCTCACGCGTTGACATAAGAACGAGGCGGCATCCGGGGTGCAGGCTGTGCGCCATCTGCAACAGATCCCATCCGGACGCGCCGTCGTTCAGGTTGAGGTCGCTCAATACCAGATCCAGTTTGCGCTGCTGCTGGACCTGCACGGCGGCTTCGGCGAAGCTTGCGGCCCGAAGCGGGACATAGCCAAGCCGTTCCAGCGTGCTGGCTGCAGCGGCAAGGCTGGCCGGATCATCATCAACCACAAGCGCTGTTCCCGGAGACAGCGAGCGTGCGCAAGGGTTGGCCTCTTCCGTCAGGGGAGGGAAAGCCATGGTCACGGTTGTACCCCGATGCGGCTGCTCTGTCCGTGAAGCGATAGTGAGATGTCCGCCGGACTGGTGAACAAAGCCATCGACCATGGACAGCCCAAGCCCGGTCCCGTTGCCGTCATTGCGGTTGGTGAAAAAGGGCTCTGTTGCGCGCCGCAGCACCTCGGGTGGCATACCGCAGCCATTGTCCTGGAGGGACACATGCGCAGCTCCGTCTTCTCCGGTGGCAACGGAAATGCGGATGGTGCCAGGTCCGCTGATTGCCTGACCGGCATTGACGCAAAGATTCAGAACAGCGCTTTCGAGCTGTCCCGGGTCAACCCGTGCGAAGACAGCGGCCAAGGGCCGTTCGAATTCCAGGGAGACAGTATCGGGCAGGGCGATTTCCAGAAGGTCAGCCATACCGTCAATCAGCATCCCGATATCGGTCGCCTGCGGTTCCAGATGCTGTTTCCGCGCAAAGGCCAGCAGCCGTTCTGTCAGCGACACAGCCAGATCAACGGCCGACCTGATGCGGGCGCGAAAGTGCCGCGACTGGTCCGCGTCCGCGCTTTCCAGAAGGTGCAGGTTGCCGGAGATGCTCGACAGGATATTGCCGAAGTCATGTGCGACCTCACCGGTGACCTTGCCCAGTGTCTCGACCCGGCGGATCTCCTCCAGCCGTTCTTCGATGCGCTTGCGTTCGGTGGTCTCCGACAGGAGCCAGACCGCGCCGCCGTCTGGCAGCGGCGAGTGGCGCAGTTCCAGCACGTGGCCGCCGGCATCGGCGTATTCCTCGAACCCGCCGCGTTCGCCCGCGCTGGCCTGCCGGATGAAAGGGGAGCGGTCGATCAGGGCCTGCATGCCCGCTGCGGGGCTGCTGTCCTCCCGCGGCAGGCGCAGGAGGGTGCGCAAGTTGTCGTTCTCCGCTTCGATCCGCCCGCTGGCGGACGTGATGGCGACGCCATCCTTGATGTTTCGGAAAACACGCGAAAACAGGGCGTTCTGGCGGCGGATTTCTCCGGTGCGGCGGTCGAGTTTGCGGGCATTGTCACGAAAAACCTGAAAGGCTGCGAACAGTTGGCCGATCTCATCCTCGCCGGCGCGGGCACGGGGCAGGTCGCTGCGGTGGTCGCCGGCGGCAAGTCTGCGCATGGCGTCGGCAACCCGGCGCAGGTTGCGGGCGACATAGCGCGAAACGTAAAGCGCAGAGGTCACCGCGACCAGAAGGCTGATCAGCGTCAGCGCAAAGAAGGAATTCTTGGCAATCCCGAGATTGTTTGAGGTTTCGGCACGGGCCTGGCTGAGGCGGGCCTCTGCCTGCGCGACCTTTTCCTCGGCATAAGCGGTGATCCGGCCGGTCTCTTGCCGGATGCGGAAGAGGGCGTTTTCTGCGTCAAGCTGTGCTGCGATTTCGCGGTGCTTGAGCACAAACAGGCTGCCGCTGCGGATCAGGGCCTGTTGAATTTCATCGAAGGCGGTGCGGTGGACGGGCAGCAGACGCGGCTCGATCTGGTCGCGGGCGGCAGTATAGAGGCGGGTGTGCTCACCAAGCTCGATCAGGGCATTGGCCCGCGCGGCCCCGATGGCGCTGGCCGTCAGCTGCTGCAACCCGGCCCAGATCTCCCGCTCGGCCAGCGGCAGCGATGTGTCGCCTGCCAGCCGCCGGACCCGCTGATTAAGCCGCAGCATGTCGCGGCCGATGGCGGTCAGATCGGCCTTGCGCGCGGTTTGCGGCACCAGCGCGGCGGTCAGATCGTCAATGGCCAGCCGCAACCGCGCAAGCGGCAGGTCAAGGGCCTGATCGCTTGCAGCGTGCGCTTCGATGCTGCGGAGGTGGTCGCGGACGTTTTGCGCCTCCTGTTCCAGCTGAAACGGCGGAAAGAGCGCGTAGAGAAAGGGCGCCGATGTTGCCAGGCCGGCCGCGCGGCGGGACAGGTCGAGCGCGTCGGAGACCTCCGTCAGCGTGTCCTGGTGCAGAACGTTCATCCACAGCTCGGTCCGGTTCAGCACCCGCATACCGATGAGGCTGACCAGCAGGATCAGCCCGAACAGCACCGCAATGGCGGCGGACAGGCGGAAACGGACGCTGAGGCGGGAGAGCGCGGGCATCCGGGATCAGCCGGGCGACAGCTGAAACAGGTAACCCTGCGCGCGGCGGGTCTGCAGATGGACGGGTTTGGAGGGCACCGCTTCGATCTTGCGCCGCAAGCGCAGGATTAGCACGTCTATTGTGCGATCCACATAGCGCTGCATGTCGGATCCCAGCTCCTCCAGCAGTTCCGGACGCGGGATCACCCGGTTGGGGTTTCGGGCGAAATACTCCAGCAGCCGGTATTCAGCGTTGGTAAGCGGGATCTCCTCGCCGTCCTTATCCAAAAGGCGGCGGTACTGCACGTCCAGCCGCAGGTCTCCAAAGCCGATTTCCTGCCCCGGGGCAGCGCTTGGCCGGGTGGTTCCATGGCCATAGCGGCGCAGCACCGCGCGGATGCGCGCGACAAGCTCGCGCGGGTTGAACGGCTTGATCATGTAATCGTCAGCGCCGGTCTCCAGCCCGATGATCTTGTCGATCTCATCTCCGATGCCGGTGAGCATGACAATGGGGAGCTGATAGCGCTCGCGGATGTGAATGGCCAAGGTCAGACCGGATTCTCCGCGCAGGCGCAGGTCGATCAGCGCCAGATCCACCGGCGGCGGGTCGCCAAGGGCGTGAAACGCGGCGATACCCGCGCAGCAGACGGCGTCAAAGCCGCTCTCTTGCATCAGGGCGGAAAGCGTCTCGCGCACGTTCGGGTCATCGTCCACGATGGCGATGAGCGGCTGCGCTCTTCCTGCCTGCATGCAACCCTCCTCCTGCTACATCACGCGGCATCCTGCGTTGCGGCCTGACGGAGCGGCCGCTTTTCTTTCAGTGCCGCAAAACACTGCTTTGTTTAAGGGGAGGAGACAACGATTGTAACACTGTTAACATTAAACCGCTGCGTCGCGGGTTCCGTTAACAAAAACCTGGCTCGCTTTCCGCCAGCTGCCGTCTCTATCCTCAGCCTGCCAGCGCCGCAACAGACGGGAGCCAGTCCCGGGGCGGCGTTCAAAGGGAGGAAAACATGGTAGATATTTGGACCCGTGCCGCGGCGGCACTGGGCGTTCTGTCACTGAGCGCCGTGGCTGCAACCGCGGGCGAAGACTGCGCAGACCGTGGCGCGCTGGACGTTCTGTATTGCGATGCAAACGGTGACCTCGTTGCTGACACGCCCGCCGAACCGGCGAAGCTGAGCAACCCCGACACGCTGGTCTTTGCGTACACCCCGGTCGAGGACCCCGCCGTGTATGCAGACATCTGGGAGCCGTTCATCGCGCATCTGGAAGAGGTGACAGGCAAGGACGTGCAGTTCTTTGCGGTGCAGTCGAACTCTGCCGAGGTTGAGGCGATGCGCTCCGGCCGGTTGCATGTGGCGGGCTTCTCCACCGGGCCGACGCCGTTCGCAGTGAACCTCGCCGGGGCGGTGCCCTTTGCCATCATGGGCGCAGAAGACGGCCAGTTCGGCTATAAGCTGCAAGTCTTCACCCAAGCCGATTCCGATATCGAAAGCGTGAAGGACCTGGCCGGCCGCCGTGTGGCGCATACCTCGCCCACTTCGAACTCCGGCAACCAGGCGCCGCGGGCGCTGTTCCCCGATTTGGGCGTGGTGCCCGATCAGGACTACGAGGTGATCTATTCCGGCTCGCACGACCAGTCGATGCTGGGGGTGGTCGCGGGCGACTACGACGCGGCGCCGGTGGCGTCCGAAGTGGTGGACCGAATGGCGGAGCGCGGCCTTTACGACCCGGCCGACGTGCGCAAGATCTGGGAGAGCGATCCCTTCCCGACCACCTCCTTCACCGTCGCGCACAACCTGGACCCCGACTTGGCTGCGAAAATCAAGGAAGCCTTCTTCTCCTTCGAATTTGCGGGCACCAAGCTGGGTGAGGAGTTCGATGGCGTCAGCAAGTTCATTCCGATCACTTACAAGGATCAATGGGCGGTGATCCGGCAGATCCAGAAGTCCAACGGCGTCGAGTACACGCCGCAGGGCCTGGCAGGGAAATAGCCCCCCCTAACTTTAACGCCCGGCCGGGCAGCGCATCGGCCGGGCACACCTGTGGCCGCCTGCCGGCCGCCGCCCGAAGCAGCGCGGCACGGCCGCAGCTGAGCTATGCTTGAAAGTCCGCAATGCTGAAAATCTCCAAACTGACCAAGCGCTACGGATCGGGCGATCCGGTGCTGAAAGAACTGGACCTGACAGTCGAAGGCGATCAGCTCACGTCGGTCATCGGGTCTTCCGGTGCCGGCAAGAGCACGCTGCTGCGCTGCATCAACCGCCTGGTGGAGCCCACCTCGGGATCCATCGACCTCAACGGCACCGAGTTCACCACATTGAACCGCCGCAGCCTGCGCATCGCGCGCCGCCGGATCGGCATGGTTTTTCAGGGCTTTAACCTTATCGACCGGCTAACGGTGATGGAAAACGTCCAATCGGGGCGCCTGGGGTATATCTCCACCTGGGCGGCGCTGACCCGGCGCTACCCGCGCGAGGATATCCGCCACGCGTACGAGCTGATGGAGCGGGTCGGTATAGCGCATTACGCCAACAAGCGGGCGGATGAGCTGTCGGGCGGCGAACGCCAGCGGGTCGGCGTTGTGCGCGCGCTGATGCAGCGGCCGGAGATCCTGCTGGCGGATGAGCCGACGGCCTCTCTTGACCCCAAGACCTCAGAGCAGATCATGTCGCTGCTGCGTGATCTGGCATCGGAGCTGAAGCTGCCGGTCATCATCAACATTCACAACGTGACGGAAGCCAAGGAGTACAGCGACCGCATTGTCGGCATGCGCTACGGGCGGATCATCTTCGACGGCCTGCCTGCCGGGCTGGGCAAGGCTGAAATGGACGAGATCTATGCGGGCGTGCCGGCACAGGATCGGGCGCAGGCTGGGGCGGCGGCATGAGCACAGGCAAGGACACCTGGCGCAAACCGCCCTTCATAGCCAATCCGGCGCTACGCTATGGGCTTTATGCCGTTGCGGCTATTTACTTTGTTGTCACCTTGGCAACCCTGCCAATCGACTGGGAGCGGGTTTCCGACGGTCTGACCCGCGCGCAAAGGATCTTCAGCGGTGCTTTCCCGCCCAGTTTCGACAGGGCCGGGCTGCTCTTTGATGGCTTCATGGAAAGCCTGAAGATCGCCATTCTTGCTACCGCGGGGGGGATTGCCGTCTCGGTTCCGCTGGCATTTATGGCGGCGGGCAATATTTCTGTGAAACCCGTCTATCTGCTGGGCCGCGGCATCATCATCGTTGCGCGCAGTTTCCACCCGGTTATCGTGGCGATCATATTTGTGAAAGCGGTGGGCTTCGGCCCCTTTGCGGGCGCCTTGACACTGCTGGTCTATTCCATCGGCTTCGTCGCCAAGCTGCTTGCGGAGCGGATTGAGGAAATCGACTTTGGACAGGTGGAAGCCATGCGCGCGGCCGGGGCGGGGTTCATTGCGACGCTGGCTTATGCGGTGCTGCCGCAGATCATGCCGCGCCTTGTGGGGCTGGGGATCTATCAACTGGACAGCAATCTGCGGGCCTCTGCCGTGGTCGGCATCGTCGGGGCGGGCGGTATCGGCGCGACACTGGCCAATGCCTTTGGCAGATATGACTACGACTTCGCGCTTGCCATCACCATGGTCATCGTCGGTGTGATCCTCGTATCCGAGGCGGTGAGCGGATTTGTCAGGAAGCGGATCGCATGATGAGCAGAGAAACCTTGCACGGCGCACAGGATCACTGGTCGCGTTTCACTCTGCGCCAGCGTCTGCTGCGGTATGGCGGGCTGGCCCTGACGCTTCTGGTTGTCGGCTGGGCGCTGCGCAGTATCGACGTGATCTGGGCCTGGGTCTGGGACGCCCCGTCGCAGATGGCAGACCTGTTCGGCCGCATGATGCCGCCGGACCCCCGCAACCTGCCGACGATCCTGGAGGCGATCTGGCAAACGGTGAACATCGCCTCGCTGGCGACGATGATCGCGGTCGTGGTGTCCCTGCCGGTTGCCTATATCGCGGCGCAGAACACCACCCCGAACAGGGCGGCTCTGTGGGCCGGGCGGTTCATCCTGGTGTCTTCACGGTCGGTGAACACCATTATCTGGGCGCTTCTTTTCGTGGCCATCTTCGGGCCCGGCATCGTGGCGGGGATCGCAGCAATCATGTTCCGCTCCATCGGTTTTCTTGGAAAACTTCTGGGCGAGGCGATTGAGGAGATCGACCGCAAGCCTGTGGAGGCGCTGGAGGCCGTCGGCGCGTCGCAGTTCAAAATCGTTCTCTACGCCATCGTGCCGCAGGTAATGCCCGCCTTTTTCGCGGTCGCCATTCTGCGCTGGGACATTAACCTTCGGGAATCCACGGTGCTGGGCCTTGTGGGGGCTGGCGGCATCGGGATGATCCTGCAAGGCGCGATCGACACCTTCAATTGGCCCGAGGTCTCCATGGTGCTGCTGACGATCCTTGCGCTGGTGGTCTTTGGGGAAGTGGTGTCTACCTATCTGCGCAAAAAGATTCTTTGACCGTACCGGGCGGCAAACAAACACCCAGGCCGCTATACCTTAACGTTCTGGTATCCTATGCATTGCGAGCAAACGGAGGGAGAGGGCGCGGGGGGCGCGCGTGTGCCTGTCCGGGGCTAGCAGGATGATTGAAGGGAAAAGAGCTACGATGATCGGCACGGATTGGGCGTTTGACAGGTACGAAAGCGTGCGGGCGGCCCTGCCGCAGGCAGTGTTTCCGCCGGTTTCAAAGTCCGGCCATGACTTGGGTGATACGTCCGCGGATTATGACGCCTATATCCTTGACGCCTTTGGCGTGCTGAACCGTGGCGAAACCGCGATCAGCGGTGCCGTGGAGCGCATGGCCGCCCTTCGCGCCATGGGGAAACAGCTGATCGTCCTGACCAATG containing:
- the phnE gene encoding phosphonate ABC transporter, permease protein PhnE, whose amino-acid sequence is MMSRETLHGAQDHWSRFTLRQRLLRYGGLALTLLVVGWALRSIDVIWAWVWDAPSQMADLFGRMMPPDPRNLPTILEAIWQTVNIASLATMIAVVVSLPVAYIAAQNTTPNRAALWAGRFILVSSRSVNTIIWALLFVAIFGPGIVAGIAAIMFRSIGFLGKLLGEAIEEIDRKPVEALEAVGASQFKIVLYAIVPQVMPAFFAVAILRWDINLRESTVLGLVGAGGIGMILQGAIDTFNWPEVSMVLLTILALVVFGEVVSTYLRKKIL
- the rsgA gene encoding ribosome small subunit-dependent GTPase A, giving the protein MTRDYSQFFSTTPLDGQAKRVTALQALGWQPFFSQQISADEMAAAPPVRIVAVHRNALHAVGDNFATALPPRQDVTVGDWLMLNSARPQSSRILARSSLIRRRAAGTGRQEQLIAANIDTAFIVTSCNQDFNIARLERYLALALEARITPVIVLTKTDLAEDPHGYADAARAISDAAEVVALDARGPAPKTALAPWCKPGRTVAFLGSSGVGKSTLTNALLGSQSIETQSIREDDAKGRHTTTRRELHSAPDGCLILDTPGMRELQLTDAADGINSLFAGISELAARCRFNDCRHETEPGCAVLQAVEQEVIDRSQLERWRKLMAEDAFNSASLAERRSRDKAFGKMVREVKKIKDYRK
- the phnE gene encoding phosphonate ABC transporter, permease protein PhnE; its protein translation is MSTGKDTWRKPPFIANPALRYGLYAVAAIYFVVTLATLPIDWERVSDGLTRAQRIFSGAFPPSFDRAGLLFDGFMESLKIAILATAGGIAVSVPLAFMAAGNISVKPVYLLGRGIIIVARSFHPVIVAIIFVKAVGFGPFAGALTLLVYSIGFVAKLLAERIEEIDFGQVEAMRAAGAGFIATLAYAVLPQIMPRLVGLGIYQLDSNLRASAVVGIVGAGGIGATLANAFGRYDYDFALAITMVIVGVILVSEAVSGFVRKRIA
- a CDS encoding ATP-binding protein encodes the protein MPALSRLSVRFRLSAAIAVLFGLILLVSLIGMRVLNRTELWMNVLHQDTLTEVSDALDLSRRAAGLATSAPFLYALFPPFQLEQEAQNVRDHLRSIEAHAASDQALDLPLARLRLAIDDLTAALVPQTARKADLTAIGRDMLRLNQRVRRLAGDTSLPLAEREIWAGLQQLTASAIGAARANALIELGEHTRLYTAARDQIEPRLLPVHRTAFDEIQQALIRSGSLFVLKHREIAAQLDAENALFRIRQETGRITAYAEEKVAQAEARLSQARAETSNNLGIAKNSFFALTLISLLVAVTSALYVSRYVARNLRRVADAMRRLAAGDHRSDLPRARAGEDEIGQLFAAFQVFRDNARKLDRRTGEIRRQNALFSRVFRNIKDGVAITSASGRIEAENDNLRTLLRLPREDSSPAAGMQALIDRSPFIRQASAGERGGFEEYADAGGHVLELRHSPLPDGGAVWLLSETTERKRIEERLEEIRRVETLGKVTGEVAHDFGNILSSISGNLHLLESADADQSRHFRARIRSAVDLAVSLTERLLAFARKQHLEPQATDIGMLIDGMADLLEIALPDTVSLEFERPLAAVFARVDPGQLESAVLNLCVNAGQAISGPGTIRISVATGEDGAAHVSLQDNGCGMPPEVLRRATEPFFTNRNDGNGTGLGLSMVDGFVHQSGGHLTIASRTEQPHRGTTVTMAFPPLTEEANPCARSLSPGTALVVDDDPASLAAAASTLERLGYVPLRAASFAEAAVQVQQQRKLDLVLSDLNLNDGASGWDLLQMAHSLHPGCRLVLMSTREATRTPSALKGVSRLAALTKPVSERMMRDLLASG
- a CDS encoding response regulator transcription factor yields the protein MQAGRAQPLIAIVDDDPNVRETLSALMQESGFDAVCCAGIAAFHALGDPPPVDLALIDLRLRGESGLTLAIHIRERYQLPIVMLTGIGDEIDKIIGLETGADDYMIKPFNPRELVARIRAVLRRYGHGTTRPSAAPGQEIGFGDLRLDVQYRRLLDKDGEEIPLTNAEYRLLEYFARNPNRVIPRPELLEELGSDMQRYVDRTIDVLILRLRRKIEAVPSKPVHLQTRRAQGYLFQLSPG
- the phnD gene encoding phosphate/phosphite/phosphonate ABC transporter substrate-binding protein, translating into MVDIWTRAAAALGVLSLSAVAATAGEDCADRGALDVLYCDANGDLVADTPAEPAKLSNPDTLVFAYTPVEDPAVYADIWEPFIAHLEEVTGKDVQFFAVQSNSAEVEAMRSGRLHVAGFSTGPTPFAVNLAGAVPFAIMGAEDGQFGYKLQVFTQADSDIESVKDLAGRRVAHTSPTSNSGNQAPRALFPDLGVVPDQDYEVIYSGSHDQSMLGVVAGDYDAAPVASEVVDRMAERGLYDPADVRKIWESDPFPTTSFTVAHNLDPDLAAKIKEAFFSFEFAGTKLGEEFDGVSKFIPITYKDQWAVIRQIQKSNGVEYTPQGLAGK
- a CDS encoding methyl-accepting chemotaxis protein, with amino-acid sequence MSIKKRLLLPIIACIFLSNAAYTVFWASKHSSALLEAFESEVNLAQTFMAPPVAAAVWDFNSDAALGAVQGVTEMQDALFAQVLVDGEPFAEIFVDESQRENWTAAVPELLAAADGTTSLQAGALAYVTFPVLHPEGGQVAQMVLGFNNGRVQATIQQLYLQSAVISLAVCLIVGLIVFFSAASVTKPLHRIINRITALREGDTVSPVPEEGRRDELGHLAGAVGQFIEAMQANAELEEQSRRAAEEQAGVVQELAAGLNNLAKGLLSHRITREMSGEYTTLRADFNQTAESLDGLIGRVLHTISEIEEQTNRMAQGSDDLSRRTETQAATLEQTAAALDQITTNVRDATEQTGSVEHTVSDTRAEALRCGEIVQRAVEAMREIDASAAKISEINGVIEGISFQTNLLALNAGVEAARAGEAGRGFAVVASEVRALAQASSNSASEIKGLIDASSEKVKVGVGLVDEAGQAITLIIEKIQRVSELAVQIAVSSRDQAATISEINSGVTELDRVTQENASMVERSSEQGQMLKRAAAELAELVASFKPSQETSSVSLQSAAAGAWEPQALKERRLAG
- a CDS encoding VOC family protein — protein: MQTAKTGQIVWHDLFTSDRDGAMAFYQKVAGWSYQVERAADFAWGGGERDFVLALSDGEAGAGLAETPAGLSGGWIPYAEVSDVDAAAALAERLGGETVRPPFEVPGVGRNALLRDPLGALFGISLSRHGFPAPRLQFGPEVYLSHGAEFPAAFYARVCGWQLPAVQPPEQTALAVCGPSGDLVAVHYTAETLAGSPQGWVPNIRVTSPRSARDAAKALGAAWTEGFALPYAEACDYFLIAPDGAPAALSRGDTGSP
- the phnC gene encoding phosphonate ABC transporter ATP-binding protein, whose amino-acid sequence is MLKISKLTKRYGSGDPVLKELDLTVEGDQLTSVIGSSGAGKSTLLRCINRLVEPTSGSIDLNGTEFTTLNRRSLRIARRRIGMVFQGFNLIDRLTVMENVQSGRLGYISTWAALTRRYPREDIRHAYELMERVGIAHYANKRADELSGGERQRVGVVRALMQRPEILLADEPTASLDPKTSEQIMSLLRDLASELKLPVIINIHNVTEAKEYSDRIVGMRYGRIIFDGLPAGLGKAEMDEIYAGVPAQDRAQAGAAA